A single genomic interval of Spirosoma taeanense harbors:
- a CDS encoding SusD/RagB family nutrient-binding outer membrane lipoprotein, with translation MKRFIHKLICSAPLFLLLSSCDKGFEEMNVDPNKYSQVVPEYLFTRAQLDGVSTNFTGAAYLTIGQSMQHFATYKEVPAAGDKYFNYGYSTGNWNAYAGTAAGQGAIVSIRQVIDAVSANPANVNKLSAARIWKAYIFHRLTDLYGDIPYFDAGKALSDKNYGPKYDTQQAIYADLLKELDESIKAFDPAKATFGNADLMYGGDVTKWKKFAYSLMLRLGMRLTQVDAALAKTWVEKAIAGGVILEDADRAVIAYVDGSQVASRNFIANGLLSTDYITPGGDNVEGGKLAKTLIDHLKSTKDPRLNVISIVWTSTDGKTFTADTTTALQNGMPNAAFNNLPANFNSFSEPNPATLLRYSAPLIVMGNAEMNLLLAEAAIRGWYSGSTAAAAYTNAVKAGMRQWSLFGTGGVISEAKMNAYLAANPYKTDGTVAQQMEQIQTQKWVSMFLEDEYEIFSNWRRTGYPVLTPTNYPGNLTGGKIPTRFVIPDSEETYNKTNFIEARTRQGGTNTLSSVVWWDK, from the coding sequence ATGAAGCGTTTCATACATAAACTCATCTGCTCAGCTCCGTTATTCCTGCTTTTATCGTCCTGCGATAAAGGATTCGAGGAAATGAACGTTGACCCGAACAAATACTCGCAGGTTGTGCCCGAGTATCTCTTTACCCGCGCGCAGCTGGACGGCGTGAGCACCAATTTTACGGGAGCTGCCTACCTGACGATTGGTCAGTCCATGCAGCATTTTGCTACGTACAAAGAAGTACCGGCGGCTGGGGATAAATACTTTAATTACGGCTATTCGACCGGCAACTGGAATGCCTACGCCGGAACGGCTGCCGGGCAGGGGGCTATCGTCTCTATCCGTCAGGTGATCGATGCGGTTTCGGCCAATCCCGCCAACGTAAATAAGCTGTCGGCGGCCCGCATCTGGAAAGCGTATATTTTTCATCGCCTGACCGATCTCTACGGCGACATCCCGTATTTCGATGCCGGAAAAGCCCTGTCGGACAAGAACTACGGCCCGAAATACGATACGCAGCAGGCCATTTACGCCGATCTGCTGAAAGAACTGGACGAGTCGATCAAGGCCTTCGATCCGGCCAAAGCGACCTTCGGCAACGCCGATCTGATGTATGGTGGCGACGTAACGAAGTGGAAAAAGTTTGCCTATTCGCTGATGCTGCGGCTGGGTATGCGCCTGACGCAGGTCGATGCGGCACTGGCTAAAACCTGGGTCGAGAAAGCCATTGCCGGGGGCGTTATTCTGGAAGATGCCGACCGCGCCGTGATTGCTTACGTCGATGGTTCGCAGGTCGCCAGCCGAAACTTCATTGCCAACGGGCTGCTAAGCACGGACTATATTACCCCCGGTGGCGACAACGTAGAAGGCGGCAAGCTGGCTAAAACGCTGATTGATCATCTGAAAAGTACTAAAGACCCGCGGCTGAACGTGATCTCAATTGTCTGGACCTCAACCGACGGCAAGACATTTACTGCCGATACCACAACGGCCCTGCAGAACGGAATGCCCAATGCGGCTTTCAATAACCTGCCGGCTAACTTCAATTCGTTTTCGGAACCCAATCCGGCTACGCTCCTGAGATACAGCGCACCACTGATTGTGATGGGTAACGCCGAAATGAACCTGCTGCTGGCCGAAGCAGCCATTCGAGGCTGGTATAGCGGCAGTACGGCGGCAGCGGCCTATACCAATGCGGTGAAAGCGGGTATGCGGCAGTGGTCGCTGTTCGGAACGGGCGGTGTGATCTCCGAGGCAAAAATGAACGCCTACCTGGCGGCCAACCCGTATAAAACGGACGGTACGGTGGCCCAGCAGATGGAGCAGATTCAAACGCAGAAATGGGTTTCCATGTTCCTGGAGGATGAATACGAAATCTTCTCAAACTGGCGCCGGACGGGCTACCCGGTGCTGACACCGACGAACTATCCGGGCAATCTTACCGGTGGGAAAATACCCACCCGCTTCGTGATTCCGGATTCGGAAGAGACGTATAACAAAACCAACTTCATCGAAGCGCGCACCCGCCAGGGCGGTACCAATACGCTGTCGAGCGTTGTCTGGTGGGATAAGTAA
- a CDS encoding RidA family protein, protein MKAERRSILKRLFASVVGVTGLRVATAGTVVETGRVDRSDDLQQDVPLYSGSTRLGNLVFIQGIGAHFEGDVKAHTDHVLKEIEKELVKAGSSMAKVLKVNVLLHDPKDYKAMNEVYKGRFGSKPPVRTTVGVRSGVPNKSLVEMDCIAYV, encoded by the coding sequence ATGAAAGCAGAACGCCGATCAATTTTAAAACGCCTGTTTGCATCCGTAGTTGGAGTTACCGGCCTGCGCGTCGCTACGGCCGGAACCGTAGTCGAGACCGGTCGTGTCGATAGGTCCGATGACTTGCAGCAGGATGTGCCGCTCTATTCCGGTTCCACCCGACTGGGGAATCTGGTCTTTATTCAGGGCATCGGCGCTCATTTTGAGGGCGACGTAAAGGCTCATACCGACCATGTTCTTAAAGAAATAGAGAAAGAGCTGGTCAAAGCCGGCTCGTCAATGGCGAAGGTGTTAAAGGTTAACGTTCTGCTGCATGATCCCAAGGATTACAAAGCCATGAACGAGGTGTATAAAGGTCGGTTTGGAAGCAAACCACCCGTTCGCACAACGGTAGGCGTTCGCAGTGGCGTACCGAACAAGTCGCTGGTCGAAATGGATTGCATAGCCTACGTTTAA
- a CDS encoding carbohydrate-binding family 9-like protein, whose amino-acid sequence MKNFVLLTFLLGLANLGAAMSASGQDSTQIRIRKTADFQIDGTGDNAGWAKASWVPITIQESAGRLLATQTKMLYSDTGLYFLFQCEDQQLTATIQEDFGALFKEDVVEVFIWPDPSVPIYYEYELSPLNYELIILVPNINGRFHGWKPWSYKGNSRVQHATSVQGGEKKSGSAVKGWTAEFFIPYRLLSPMVVSPPTSGTQWRGNLYRIDYDQGYTTWSWQKTSGSFHEYKKFGVWIFE is encoded by the coding sequence ATGAAAAACTTCGTTTTACTTACGTTTCTGCTTGGACTGGCCAACCTGGGTGCTGCGATGTCGGCATCCGGCCAGGACTCCACCCAGATACGGATCAGGAAAACGGCGGATTTTCAGATTGACGGAACCGGCGACAATGCAGGCTGGGCAAAAGCCAGTTGGGTGCCCATTACGATTCAGGAATCGGCGGGGCGCCTGCTGGCAACCCAGACAAAAATGCTGTACTCCGATACAGGACTGTATTTTCTATTCCAGTGCGAGGATCAGCAGCTAACGGCTACGATTCAGGAAGATTTTGGGGCGTTGTTTAAGGAAGACGTGGTCGAGGTTTTTATCTGGCCCGATCCGTCCGTCCCTATTTATTACGAGTACGAGCTGTCGCCCCTGAATTATGAACTGATTATTCTGGTGCCGAACATCAACGGGCGTTTCCACGGCTGGAAACCCTGGTCGTATAAAGGAAATAGCCGCGTGCAGCACGCGACCAGTGTGCAGGGGGGCGAGAAGAAAAGCGGCTCGGCCGTAAAAGGCTGGACGGCGGAGTTTTTTATTCCCTACCGGTTGCTGAGTCCGATGGTGGTTTCTCCGCCTACTTCGGGCACCCAGTGGCGCGGCAATCTGTACCGGATTGATTATGATCAGGGCTACACCACCTGGTCGTGGCAGAAAACGAGCGGCAGCTTCCACGAGTACAAAAAATTTGGTGTCTGGATTTTTGAGTGA
- a CDS encoding PLP-dependent transferase, which produces MINRREIIKRLSAMPLLGGLLDTSAPVQSVLPAPVMASRNLVKELGIRTFINAAGTYTAMTGSLMEDDVMDTILTSSKEFMMLDDVQTKVGEKIAALTHAESAVVTAGCFSAMTLGLAGVLTGMDQKKVEQLPHLAGTGMKSEVIAQKAHNIGYSHALTNTGCTIIQVETLADVEKAINEKTALLWFLNIQSDKGQITHQQWVDLGKKHNIPTMIDIAADVPPVENLWKFNDMGFDLVCVSGGKAMRGPQSAGLLMGKKDIIAAARLSMPPRGSTIGRGMKVNKEEILGMYVALEKFVAMDHQKEWKMWEDRAAHIANTAKSVNGVTVETFAPELGNHTPTLRVAWATDKVKLTPKALQEQLRNGNPSIEVVGEPNGISMTTWMLKPGQEKIVATRLKEELTKASV; this is translated from the coding sequence ATGATCAACCGAAGAGAGATTATTAAACGCCTGTCGGCCATGCCCCTGCTGGGTGGATTGCTGGATACGTCGGCCCCGGTGCAGTCGGTTCTGCCGGCGCCCGTTATGGCTTCCCGAAACCTGGTAAAAGAGCTGGGCATCCGCACCTTCATCAATGCCGCTGGAACGTATACCGCCATGACGGGCTCGCTTATGGAAGACGACGTAATGGATACCATCCTGACTTCGTCGAAAGAGTTTATGATGCTCGACGACGTGCAGACGAAAGTGGGGGAGAAGATCGCGGCTCTGACCCATGCCGAATCGGCGGTGGTCACGGCGGGTTGTTTCTCGGCCATGACCCTGGGGCTGGCCGGGGTGCTGACGGGCATGGATCAGAAAAAAGTCGAGCAGCTGCCGCATCTGGCCGGAACCGGCATGAAATCGGAGGTGATCGCCCAGAAAGCCCATAACATCGGCTATTCGCACGCCCTGACGAACACGGGCTGTACAATTATCCAGGTTGAAACCCTGGCCGATGTGGAAAAGGCTATTAACGAAAAAACCGCTCTGCTCTGGTTCCTGAACATCCAGTCCGATAAAGGCCAGATTACGCACCAGCAGTGGGTTGACCTGGGCAAAAAGCACAACATCCCGACCATGATCGACATTGCCGCCGATGTGCCGCCGGTCGAAAATCTCTGGAAATTCAACGACATGGGTTTTGATCTGGTCTGCGTATCGGGAGGGAAAGCCATGCGGGGACCGCAAAGCGCGGGCCTGCTGATGGGTAAAAAAGACATCATCGCGGCTGCCCGGCTCAGTATGCCCCCGCGCGGTTCGACCATCGGCCGGGGCATGAAAGTCAACAAGGAAGAAATCCTGGGCATGTACGTGGCGCTGGAAAAATTCGTAGCCATGGACCACCAGAAGGAATGGAAGATGTGGGAAGATCGGGCTGCACACATCGCCAACACGGCAAAAAGCGTGAATGGCGTAACGGTCGAAACCTTCGCGCCTGAACTGGGTAACCACACCCCAACCCTGCGGGTCGCGTGGGCTACCGACAAAGTGAAGCTAACCCCAAAAGCCCTGCAGGAGCAGCTCCGTAACGGCAATCCATCCATTGAGGTGGTTGGTGAGCCGAACGGAATCAGCATGACGACCTGGATGCTCAAACCGGGTCAGGAAAAGATTGTGGCCACCCGGCTTAAGGAAGAGTTGACCAAGGCGTCGGTCTGA
- a CDS encoding amidohydrolase/deacetylase family metallohydrolase — MQKLYSLLAVLFFLGSAASAQTYSIVIKGGHLIDPKNNINAVMDVAITDGKIVQVARTIDAKQAKQVVDAKGLYVTPGLIDIHGHVFAGTEPDHYLSNGLVAVSPDGFTFRVGVTTIVDAGGAGWKSFETFKTNVILPSKTRVLAFLNIVGEGMRGGRFEQDTTDMDPKMAAKVALENRNDVVGFKVAHFQGPSWAPVDHAVEAGKLASMPVMIDFGGNTPPLPLNDLFLKHLRSGDIYTHAYTLLEGNVRETIVDEATKTVKPFVWEARKKGIVFDVGYGGASFNFSQAMPAVKSGFYPTTISTDLHTGSMNGSMKDILSIMSKFLVMGMDLPSVIKASTWTPAQVINRENLGHLSVGAIADVAILSLRNGTFGFYDKTGYKLTGKQKLECEMTIKGGRVVYDLNGIANPISTR; from the coding sequence ATGCAGAAACTGTATTCTTTACTGGCTGTACTTTTCTTCCTGGGTAGTGCAGCCAGCGCCCAGACGTATAGTATTGTCATCAAGGGCGGCCACCTGATTGACCCCAAGAACAATATCAACGCCGTGATGGATGTGGCGATCACCGACGGTAAAATCGTACAGGTCGCCAGAACCATTGATGCGAAGCAGGCCAAGCAGGTCGTTGATGCCAAAGGGCTGTATGTAACCCCCGGCCTGATTGACATCCATGGGCACGTATTCGCTGGTACCGAACCCGACCATTACCTCAGCAACGGCCTCGTGGCGGTTTCGCCCGATGGGTTTACGTTCCGGGTGGGTGTAACGACCATCGTCGATGCGGGCGGTGCCGGCTGGAAGTCGTTCGAAACCTTTAAGACGAATGTGATTCTGCCGTCGAAAACCCGGGTCCTGGCGTTCCTGAACATTGTGGGCGAAGGTATGCGGGGCGGCCGGTTCGAGCAGGACACCACCGATATGGACCCGAAGATGGCGGCTAAAGTCGCCCTCGAAAACAGGAACGACGTGGTCGGGTTTAAAGTCGCCCATTTTCAGGGGCCAAGCTGGGCACCCGTCGATCATGCGGTGGAGGCCGGGAAGCTGGCCAGCATGCCCGTCATGATTGATTTTGGCGGCAACACGCCCCCGCTGCCGCTGAACGATCTGTTCCTGAAGCACCTGCGGTCCGGCGACATTTATACCCATGCCTATACGCTGCTGGAAGGAAATGTCCGCGAGACGATCGTGGATGAAGCCACCAAAACCGTTAAGCCGTTCGTGTGGGAAGCCCGCAAAAAAGGGATTGTCTTCGACGTCGGTTACGGGGGCGCCAGCTTCAATTTCTCGCAGGCGATGCCGGCCGTTAAGAGCGGGTTCTATCCGACGACTATCAGCACCGACCTGCACACGGGCAGCATGAACGGCTCCATGAAAGACATCCTGAGCATCATGTCGAAGTTTCTGGTCATGGGCATGGATCTGCCCAGCGTCATCAAAGCCAGTACCTGGACGCCCGCTCAGGTCATCAACCGCGAGAATCTGGGTCATCTGTCGGTGGGGGCCATTGCCGATGTCGCGATCCTGAGCCTGCGAAACGGTACGTTCGGCTTTTACGATAAGACCGGCTATAAGCTGACGGGTAAGCAGAAACTGGAGTGCGAAATGACAATTAAGGGCGGCCGGGTCGTCTACGACCTGAACGGAATCGCCAACCCGATCAGTACCCGATAA